The Anabas testudineus chromosome 14, fAnaTes1.2, whole genome shotgun sequence genome includes a region encoding these proteins:
- the LOC113170370 gene encoding differentially expressed in FDCP 6 homolog isoform X1, with protein sequence MMGARFIHLEEITEKREVDDQAIKEREELRRRIYQAKSRYRQKRELYDYMMEDGLELEELINEEAAKREHLTDKLKQLQQQVENIKIQRKKADEEVLNQKRLSDEGSTIKSQLIYIREKEKEIQKLWERNEQLVAELDAHTKGENCQDQITHLRDAEQELKHKLEEILENRRRKDSEIEEKSTTLIQRHEELEEHLATINGLKQDQRKLRQLLSIAQEQQILAALNFHGRSETLSEERQSPSTSQMREKEEEHKDEGPPQTGSWWRRCARNLWRGVHLAANISLGVILSVGILAAVTPVCYTPDIDCNFNSLPHLILAAFDLL encoded by the exons ATGATGGGAGCGCGCTTCATCCATCTGGAAGAAATAACTGAGAAGAGGGAAGTCGACGATCAAGCTATCAA AGAACGGGAAGAGCTCAGGAGAAGAATCTACCAGGCCAAAAGCAGGTACAGACAGAAGAGGGAGCTCTATGACTACATGATGGAGGACGGACTGGAACTGGAGGAGCTGATAAATGAGGAGGCAGCTAAGAGAGAGCACCtcactgacaaactgaaacA GCTCCAACAGCAGgtggaaaacataaaaatacagaggAAGAAGGCGGATGAAGAGGTCCTGAATCAGAAGCGTCTGTCTGATGAAGGAAGCACCATTAAGAGCCAGCTGATTTACATTAGGGAAAAA GAAAAGGAGATTCAGAAGCTGTGGGAGAGAAATGAGCAGTTGGTCGCGGAG CTGGACGCACACACAAAGGGAGAGAACTGTCAGGACCAAATTACACATCTGAGGGATGCTGAACAGGAACTGAAG cACAAACTTGAGGAGATTCTGGAAAACCGTCGCAGGAAAGACAGTGAAATAGAGGAG AAATCCACGACCTTGATTCAAAGACATGAAGAGCTAGAGGAACATTTGGCCACCATTAAC GGCCTCAAACAGGATCAGAGGAAACTTCGCCAGCTGCTGAGCATCGCACAAGAGCAGCAGATATT AGCTGCGCTGAATTTCCATGGGAGGTCTGAGACATTAAGTGAAGAGAGACAGTCGCCCAGCACTTCACAAATG cgtgagaaggaggaggagcacAAAGACGAGGGGCCTCCGCAGACTGGCAG ctgGTGGCGTCGCTGTGCCCGGAACCTGTGGAGAGGAGTTCACCTAGCAGCAAACATCAGCCTCGGTGTCATTCTTTCTGTGGGTATCTTGGCCGCCGTCACGCCCGTCTGCTACACTCCAGATATTGACTGCAACTTTAATTCTCTTCCACATTTGATTTTGGCTGCTTTTGACCTGCTGTAA
- the LOC113170370 gene encoding differentially expressed in FDCP 6 homolog isoform X2, protein MMGARFIHLEEITEKREVDDQAIKEREELRRRIYQAKSRYRQKRELYDYMMEDGLELEELINEEAAKREHLTDKLKQLQQQVENIKIQRKKADEEVLNQKRLSDEGSTIKSQLIYIREKEKEIQKLWERNEQLVAELDAHTKGENCQDQITHLRDAEQELKHKLEEILENRRRKDSEIEEKSTTLIQRHEELEEHLATINGLKQDQRKLRQLLSIAQEQQIFVRRRRSTKTRGLRRLAAGGVAVPGTCGEEFT, encoded by the exons ATGATGGGAGCGCGCTTCATCCATCTGGAAGAAATAACTGAGAAGAGGGAAGTCGACGATCAAGCTATCAA AGAACGGGAAGAGCTCAGGAGAAGAATCTACCAGGCCAAAAGCAGGTACAGACAGAAGAGGGAGCTCTATGACTACATGATGGAGGACGGACTGGAACTGGAGGAGCTGATAAATGAGGAGGCAGCTAAGAGAGAGCACCtcactgacaaactgaaacA GCTCCAACAGCAGgtggaaaacataaaaatacagaggAAGAAGGCGGATGAAGAGGTCCTGAATCAGAAGCGTCTGTCTGATGAAGGAAGCACCATTAAGAGCCAGCTGATTTACATTAGGGAAAAA GAAAAGGAGATTCAGAAGCTGTGGGAGAGAAATGAGCAGTTGGTCGCGGAG CTGGACGCACACACAAAGGGAGAGAACTGTCAGGACCAAATTACACATCTGAGGGATGCTGAACAGGAACTGAAG cACAAACTTGAGGAGATTCTGGAAAACCGTCGCAGGAAAGACAGTGAAATAGAGGAG AAATCCACGACCTTGATTCAAAGACATGAAGAGCTAGAGGAACATTTGGCCACCATTAAC GGCCTCAAACAGGATCAGAGGAAACTTCGCCAGCTGCTGAGCATCGCACAAGAGCAGCAGATATT cgtgagaaggaggaggagcacAAAGACGAGGGGCCTCCGCAGACTGGCAG ctgGTGGCGTCGCTGTGCCCGGAACCTGTGGAGAGGAGTTCACCTAG
- the ptrh2 gene encoding peptidyl-tRNA hydrolase 2, mitochondrial: protein MDLLYGSLGLGVAAGVGCGLLLGWHLRGRFASTSKSLIAAMGNGTSEASVMGEGGEFKMVLVVRNDLKMGKGKVAAQCSHAAVSAYKQVLRRNPELLQRWEYCGQPKVVVKAPDEDALIDLLGHAKEVGLSVSLIQDAGRTQIAPGSRTVLGIGPGPADLIDSVTGDLKLY from the coding sequence ATGGATTTGCTGTACGGTTCCTTGGGCTTGGGTGTAGCAGCAGGTGTGGGCTGTGGACTCCTCCTCGGCTGGCACTTGCGGGGTCGCTTTGCCTCAACATCTAAAAGCCTGATAGCAGCAATGGGGAACGGCACCAGTGAAGCAAGTGTGATGGGAGAAGGAGGCGAGTTCAAGATGGTCCTGGTGGTCCGCAATGACCTGAAGATGGGCAAAGGGAAGGTCGCTGCCCAGTGCTCCCACGCTGCTGTATCAGCTTATAAGCAAGTCCTGCGCAGGAACCCCGAGCTTCTCCAGCGATGGGAGTACTGCGGCCAACCCAAGGTGGTGGTGAAAGCCCCTGATGAGGACGCTCTAATTGACCTGCTGGGTCATGCCAAAGAAGTAGGGCTTTCTGTCAGCCTGATCCAGGATGCAGGAAGGACACAGATCGCACCAGGGTCACGTACGGTGCTGGGTATTGGTCCAGGCCCAGCTGATCTGATTGACAGTGTCACTGGAGATTTGAAGCTCTACTAG